CGCGCCTCCGCGAAGCACACCTACGACCCGCTCACCGCGATCGACTGGGACGCCCCCGTCGATCCGGACGACTTCGCCCTGCCGGCGCACCGGGTCTCGCTGCACGGCACCCCGCTGTGGTCCCGGCTGACGCCCCGGCAGCAGGCGCAGCTCAGCGTGCACCAGTTCGCCTCCAGCGCGGCGGCCGGCATCTGGTTCGAGCTGGTGCTGATGGAGGGGCTGATCCGGCACGTCTACGACGACGACCTGACCACCCCGCACGCCCAGTACGCGCTGACCGAGGTGGCCGACGAGTGCCGGCACTCGACGATGTTCGCCCGCTACATCACCGCCACCGGCTACCCCTCGGCGCGGGCCTCCGCCCGGGCGCAGCGCCGCGGGAAGATCCACTTCCTGCTGAACGACACCACGCTGACCTTCGCCGGGGCGATCTTCGTCGAGGAGTTCACCGACGCGATGCAGCGCGAGATGATCCGCGACGAGTCGCTCCAGCCACTGGCGCGCGCGGTGGCCCGGATCCACGTGGTGGAGGAGG
The Kitasatospora paranensis genome window above contains:
- a CDS encoding diiron oxygenase, whose amino-acid sequence is MRDATPTQDRETNAERLLRASAKHTYDPLTAIDWDAPVDPDDFALPAHRVSLHGTPLWSRLTPRQQAQLSVHQFASSAAAGIWFELVLMEGLIRHVYDDDLTTPHAQYALTEVADECRHSTMFARYITATGYPSARASARAQRRGKIHFLLNDTTLTFAGAIFVEEFTDAMQREMIRDESLQPLARAVARIHVVEEARHIGFAKPELERRWAAMTPARRAVFRRGLVVMARLAVAELVQPRVYALAGLDTREARRAAAQNPAWQQTRVDWARKAMTFFTDIGVIDRRTAPQWRRAGLLGPH